Genomic window (Gasterosteus aculeatus chromosome 13, fGasAcu3.hap1.1, whole genome shotgun sequence):
TCTGGTCTCTGCCACCATGAGCGGTGTCACCACCTGCCTCCGGTTCCCTGGACAGCTCAATGCTGACTTGCGAAAGCTTGCTGTTAACATGGTGCCATTCCCCCGCCTGCACTTCTTCATGCCAGGCTTTGCACCCCTCACAAGTCGAGGAAGCCAGCAGTACAGGTCTCTCACTGTGCCAGAGCTCACCCAGCAGATGTTCGACGCCAAGAACATGATGGCTGCCTGCGACCCACGTCACGGCCGCTACCTCACAGTGGCCGCCATCTTCCGTGGCCGCATGTCCATGAAGGAGGTTGATGAGCAGATGCTGAATGTGCAGAACAAGAACAGCAGCTACTTTGTTGAATGGATCCCCAACAACGTCAAGACCGCAGTCTGCGACATTCCGCCCCGTGGGCTCAAGATGGCTGCCACGTTCATCGGCAACAGCACCGCCATCCAGGAGCTGTTCAAGCGCATCTCCGAGCAGTTCACCGCCATGTTCAGGCGCAAGGCTTTCCTCCACTGGTACACCGGCGAGGGCATGGATGAGATGGAGTTCACCGAGGCCGAGAGCAACATGAACGACCTGGTGTCAGAGTACCAGCAGTACCAGGACGCCACcgctgaggaggaaggagagttTGAtgaagagggtgaggaggagctggCCTAAATCTTTTCCAAAGTTCTGCAGGCTTTTCGTCGCAGTGTAATGTTAAAGTTCTTTCCAGTTTTCAATTCTGTCTGCATTCAAAGTTCTGCTAGTTTGTTGCAGTGATTTGTAATGTTCAAAAGTTcttttctgtgtctgtctgctttCAATGTTAATAAAAATTCTTCTGCATATGAAGTCTGCCTTTCTGGTTTGATGACGTGCATACATAAAGATGATCGCTGGTGAATGAGGGACCGTGATCGAGGGATTGTTGTGTGCATCACATGGTACATGTAGTTAAGTCTACTCGGACGTATCAATACACATGACAAAGGCTCCTATGATAGTTTCATAGTAAAGAAACTGAATATTGGAGCTGAAAATGACGTTGCGAGTGATCTTGTATATTCTGTAATGCAGAACATTGGCTTTTCTGTAATCTTTTAATTGCCTCATGTGCAGTTCATAATATACTGCGGCATTTTATCTGAAATGGTTTAGCTACATTAGAAGGTGATTATGCGGTTTACCAGCGTTGCTATTTTgtaaactgaacaaaaaatatGGGCCACAATATGTCCATAAAATCTTCCATTTTAATAAGCTCATTGGTGTTGTGGCAGATCTCTAGGTGGCAGTGCTGGCTAAACCATTCTTTTCCATAAGAGGTAGGTGACGATGCTCGTGGTAAAAGCCATCAGGGTCCAGCAGCACGCCTTCTTCACCTGGTGTTCCAGGCCCTGCGTCTCTCCAAAGCGGGACACAAAACCACTCTGTCGCAACACAAAAGACTCAATTTACGATCATTAGGGATACAGTGAGACTAATGTAGGGGAGGGAATGTTTTACAAAATGGCAAGtctaaaaatgcattttatttgaaaatgtatggTTTTGCATCACTTCCATTTGTTTGCACCTAATCCTACATGTTCTCAATCTAatgtgaaaatacattaattGCTTCAATGTGGCCTATCAAAGTGTTTCTAATTTcatacattgtttttatttccataaaTTATTCCTGTTCCTGGGCATAACCTGATCAAATTACTACTCAACTCTGGGCAGTAAAATGAAGCTGAAACAAATAGTCGCTGTTTGCAACCTTACAAACTGCTAAATAAGGGGATCTGTGAGCATCATGGAGTTAAAGAATATGGGGGGGAACTCTGGGCAATACTGATTTTCCCAAACTGGAATCACAAATGCAGTCCGGAAAAGCACTACACCGCCCGTGAAACAGTTGTATCTGAATCTGATTGAATGTGTGAAATATGTTTTGCAGACCACATATAGTCCTTAAAGCCAGGGATTTCATCAGGCTCGGATGAAAGATGATGGGTTTTTAGTTTAGATTGAGTGTACCGTAGCCATTGCAATAGACTAAAAAATGCATATCTGCCTTGCTCATGCCCCTGATATTCATGAAAGTGCAACTTAAACATCTGCCACCATAAGATCACTGGGTGTCACTGTTTCACCGGATGGGTCAGGGAATTTGAGTCCCTTATTTAAAATAGCTGCATTCAGGGCTAAGTTATGTGGGTGCTCCATAACGTAATGAGAAGCAGCTTGTGTCTTACCCATCCTCCCTTGTCTCGTATCTCAGGGCAGATGACCCTCTCTACATAGGCCCCCACACGCTGTTTGAGCTGTGGCAGGACCACCGCCATGCCTCGCTCATGGCAATGCAGAGCCATCTGGCCAGCCAGCACATACACCGATAACACCGCGCTCCAGGCCAGGCCTCGGCGCCGTCCCCCAGGGACGGGGGCAAAGAAGTGCTCGTCCAGGATGCTCACGAGCATGGGGCAGGCCGTGTTCTCCGTCACGTCCCGGAAGACGCGCGGCCACCGCCTGAAGAAGATGGGGAAGCGGGTGAGAAGCTCGTCCCCGGCATGGCGCAGGGCTGCGGTGCAGGCTGTTGGGGCAGGAGCCATGGAGCCATCTGCCCCCCCTGAGGTTACATAGTCTATGTAGTCGTGGGCCATCAGAAAAGCCTCCCTCACCAGCAGGTCGGGACTGTTGAGGCCCAGTTTGGTCCCCAGCTCCTCCGACTGACACATAGTCGCTTCCAACTGCCGCTTCACTGGCCACCAAGAGGGACTGTCAGTAGAACGCAGATAAGAGCACCATCAGCCAGCAGCACAAGCCTTCTCTCAGTCACATGGGCCTCTCACGCTCTAAACAGCACACAATGGAGAAGAGGAAACATGCATACACACTTGCACCGTTCCGAGGAGGAATCATTCATAACTCACCTCGTCCTCAACACACACGGGTAAAAGAGAAGGTGGCTGTGTCTGTATGTGCTGCGGTCACACTCGACAGCAAGTTCCCTGCTAAATATAGAGCCTTGTTGGAAACTGACACTAATCGCCAACCTTGTATGCACGATCATGGCCGCCCTgacacacaagaggaagggCAGACTGGGGCACAGGTTAGCTTCATTCGATTCCAAGGCCACGGATGATGTTGATTGTTTCCAGCCTTCTGTGAGGTAGTAACGTTGTGTACATCCCAAAGCACACAATGTGACTCTGTCATTCCTCCCACTCTAACCTCTTCCTTTGTGTTGAATTTAATCCGTTGGCTGTTTCTGCCTTCGATTGACAACGCGTTTCTAATCTGATCTAGCAATTGTGAGCTGGAAACGTGATTATTTTGCCTTTAGCACCTGCAATAATTTCACGGAGTCTTTTAAACAACATATTATAAAAAGCATTCTGGATCTGTAGTTTCTTCCGATATTATtttcttcttattcttattttttcttcctatttttATTAGTGGAAACTACAAACAGCAATATGAAATATTGGagattatgaaaaataaaaagaatacaaTTTTAGGGGTCACGGGACACAAAGCATTGCCTGCTTTCTACGGCAATTACTTCTTTTAATAGCCCGACCTGAAATAATAACAGTAACAATAACTaccacatcacacacatacatgcttaAATGCATGCTTTGGATGGTTATTTACTGTCAGGTTTGCAGGAATTTAATATTCTCATGACTCATATTGTGCTCCCAATATCTCGGGACGCATTTGTGGTCTTTCTACTAGAAAATGGAAAGCATCTGTTCCCACTGGGGAACTCTGGGAGACCCATCTGCCCCGTTGCGTCACCTGGACGCTGCAACTAAAGTGTagtctctcccttttttttttttacttacacaCAGTGCTTTCCCTCAGTTGTGTTCATAAAACACCACTTTTAATTATTCCAGTGCTACGAACAAAACCTAATTGCCTCCTTGTGTGAAGTGCAGGAAGTTAGAAACagatattcaattcaattcattttattttgtatagcccataatcacaaattacagatttgcctcagagggctttacccTCTGAGGATATGAAGCGTCAAACCCAAACCTAACCCCAAGAAGACACCTGAGTGAAACaatacatttcctttttactcATTCGGTCCTTTAAATGTGCAGGCAAACCAGTATTTCACCACATGGGAGCAGTCATGTATAACTGGAGACACACTCGCGCTGTGTATCTTGGAGTCTGATTGCTCTGCCTGGAATTTGAACTCATATCCACTTGTTTACATCCTCATCAGTAGTCTTACCTCTCTATACATTAAGAAATGCATATAGATCCAGACAGTCTTAGATTCAAGTGAATGTTTTGATGAAGTATGGATGTTGACTGTGAGATCTCCCCCGTGGAATAATACTCAGGCACTCATGAACAAAGCTCCAGTGTCCTTTGAGTGTTTACTCTTCTTTTATGGAATGGCTTCATGCGTCAAACAGGGATCACTCCGATGCTCCGCGTGTGGCATATATGTACGGTGTAAATACGGATTTATAAGCATGATCAAGTGGTATCATTAACAGCTCTGTGTTCTCTGGACATCTGGCGCAGCATACATTGTGAACTGTGCATGGGAGGGAAGATAAGGCTAACCACCCAGAAAGAACCCTACCCaccccctgcacacacacacacttctgagtgtgccagtgtgtgtgttagtgtcaAAGCGCTActtttgtgtcactgctgaGCCATGGAGCAGGGGAAGTGACATGTTGATAGAGGCTCCTATCAGGCCTCTCACATGTTCATGTGGCAACATCTGCAAACGGGGGGCTTCCTGTCTCCTGTATAAGAGCTTCTTGATATGTAGATGGTTGCATTGCAGAGCAAGGTGCAAGATTAACAGGCAACAGGATGTAATACATGGTTGATTTTCAtgattttactgtgaattatgCTGCGCCTTGAAAACTAGCTTAGAATGAAGAACCTTCAGTTGAAAGGGTTGAAGTTATAGAATGGATGCCTTCTTCCTTCTACCCAGAGAGAATCCACACATCGAACCTAAGACCTTCTTGGTGTGAGGCGACATTGCTCACTGACCACACCACCGTCTTACTTCTGTTCAGAACAATACAATATTACGTTCAATATTGTGATGTTGGGCTATCATTGTGTTCTCAGTTCGGTATGTCAGCATGCTAACGCTGAATTTTACTAACCACAAAGTACAACTGAGAAGTGATTTAGTCGTAACGAAAGGATTGGAATTATTACGTTAGAAAATGTCGTAATTAGAATTATGACTTGTAGGATTATTTGGGAGAACTACATAAGTGAACCATGAATGTCTACAAAAAGCTGAGTGACTGAATAAGCTTTCCCTTGAAGAATGGCTGGAAACGTAGGAATCATTGAGGCAACGTCATGACCTTATTAACCGGTGACCCCCATGGCAGCTTCATCATTTCCCAGAGCAAACAATGCTCTGAAGGGCAATTAATTAGTTTAGTGAGCAACTATCCTGATCCCTTTAAAAGCACATAGCACTTACGAATAATCACAATCTTTACTCATTTTCTCACCAGTAGCCTTCTATGCACCTCCTCCTTTTCACTAACCTGCGGTACCTTGTGACTTTGTACCTTGCTGTTATTCAGTCacaaggagggggagggggtggggggggggggggggtggggggtagggTTAGGGACACATAGCAAGTAGGCTTTTCCTGCAGGAATGAATATGTGTAAATGGTTACATAGTCCGGATGGACAGGTGGCGCTGTGTAAGGTAGCTCCTCCCATCagtgtgtaaatgggtgaatgtcatgtagtgttaaagagctttgagcGGCTACTCATTTCAATGAACGATCTGTGCATTTCGCAGGTTGACGCCCCTATTGCAGCAAACGTATTCTGCACCACccccagtgtctggactccaagGGGGAATATGTCTTATCTGATTTCGGTATCCCAAACCCTGGTATATCCTACGGAATGATGTAGTCCAAGCTCCAAAGACTTGCCTGTGCTATGCATATTTATGCTTATCCTTAGTTTCAAAGTCTCTCCTAACAATAATTTATCAACCCTTTAACCTAGGTTCAGGGCTTTACAAGGGGGCCTTTTATCATGGGTCACACACCCTCCTTCTAATCAACACAATAgttcattattaaaatgttattttcatgACTGCTTTTAGTCCGAACACaagtatttgtaataatttaATCCCAAGCATTCCAACCCCTCCAGGCCTCATAGCCCAATGGAAATGGGAGAGTCTCAATGATAAGGGAAATGAGGTGTGCATCCGCTATGGAGCAAATTCAACTATAGGACAGCAAGGCCTTGTTCTGCTCAATGGAACAACGTGTAAAGGCTGGTGCATCCTTCTGCGTCTGCATCGAcacaattcatggttctaaaagtcttgcgtgtgttgcagagcgattcacctccagaacaacaggtggagtaacgtgtttttgttgaagacgacctagagagtcacgtctatttatttatttgtttatttatgtatcatagactttattgccccgtgcatcgccactgctgcttttcatcgcggacacatttgtcccgtattttcctccacaactttgtgcacctcacGACCGGCAAAcaggcgtttgcggcgatctccctccgtgaatccaacccgcttctacaacccgccaatgacggcttgtagaagtggtcatatttacgcatttcttccgacaaaagttcttaaatctgatccgttctctcatgaacattcttcgttttagtaatggcggtatcgggctatgaaagcggaaatgtgagactctgtaaaggacgtagttagcagaccaatcgcagccttgtgcgctgcgggatgGTTGGCGTCGAAAGCgccgcaagcctagaaaaatggctcgacacacgcaaggacgcaaggaggtgtgaaaagcgacgcaaggaacgcgcaagggggtcttgcgtctgcaagctgaaaacgcagaagcacaaactaggcttaaagtgtgtgttttctgtcatga
Coding sequences:
- the bcl2l16 gene encoding BCL2 like 16 isoform X1 gives rise to the protein MIVHTRLAISVSFQQGSIFSRELAVECDRSTYRHSHLLFYPCVLRTSPSWWPVKRQLEATMCQSEELGTKLGLNSPDLLVREAFLMAHDYIDYVTSGGADGSMAPAPTACTAALRHAGDELLTRFPIFFRRWPRVFRDVTENTACPMLVSILDEHFFAPVPGGRRRGLAWSAVLSVYVLAGQMALHCHERGMAVVLPQLKQRVGAYVERVICPEIRDKGGWSGFVSRFGETQGLEHQVKKACCWTLMAFTTSIVTYLLWKRMV
- the bcl2l16 gene encoding BCL2 like 16 isoform X2, with protein sequence MCQSEELGTKLGLNSPDLLVREAFLMAHDYIDYVTSGGADGSMAPAPTACTAALRHAGDELLTRFPIFFRRWPRVFRDVTENTACPMLVSILDEHFFAPVPGGRRRGLAWSAVLSVYVLAGQMALHCHERGMAVVLPQLKQRVGAYVERVICPEIRDKGGWSGFVSRFGETQGLEHQVKKACCWTLMAFTTSIVTYLLWKRMV